The Paenibacillus sp. genome has a segment encoding these proteins:
- a CDS encoding tagaturonate epimerase family protein codes for MTTATNAAQAAAALQAGAPLSGMTDVYAASVAESGGDRVAMVKFGGERQLLAVGGGALYAALEGEEVREGGAAYKLCPLTHNNRLALNDAFEYTKPRAIGTQMATIGLGDRLGLASPGHIKTVAGRNIRPILAQQSIRELNLTNRSYEDVLDAASFAVFQEGYKDGWGADGDHLKTPADIEYALRLGFSMLTLDASEHIDNAAASLDDAGVAARYAELDASYRARVEAEYADRTFAIEDASIEVSAAALKRYALVYGRAVQFMVEIYRTYIVPAGRGIDFEISIDETATPTDPAAHWFVANELKREGVEVYSMAPRFCGEFQKGIDYIGDIAQFEKELAVHAAICDHFGYKLSVHSGSDKFSVFPLVAKYTSGRFHLKTAGTNWLEAVRTVAKVNPGLYRRMHEYAAAHVEEALKYYHITADFAKVKPLSEVSDAELPEYMNEDNARQMLHITYGILLTAKDDSGASLFKDEFYATLGEHEEAYEASLIAHIGKHLELLGK; via the coding sequence ATGACGACAGCTACAAACGCGGCTCAAGCGGCCGCAGCGCTCCAAGCGGGCGCGCCTTTGTCGGGAATGACGGACGTATATGCGGCATCTGTCGCGGAGAGCGGCGGCGACCGCGTCGCGATGGTGAAATTCGGCGGCGAGCGCCAGCTGCTCGCGGTGGGCGGCGGCGCGCTGTACGCCGCTTTGGAAGGCGAAGAAGTTCGCGAGGGCGGCGCCGCGTACAAGCTGTGCCCGCTGACGCACAACAACCGGCTCGCGCTGAACGACGCGTTCGAATATACGAAGCCGCGCGCGATCGGCACGCAAATGGCGACGATCGGCCTCGGCGACCGGCTCGGTCTCGCGTCCCCTGGCCATATTAAGACGGTAGCGGGCCGGAACATCCGCCCAATTCTCGCGCAGCAGAGCATTCGCGAGCTGAACCTGACGAATCGCAGCTACGAGGACGTGCTCGACGCGGCGTCGTTCGCCGTATTCCAGGAAGGGTACAAGGATGGCTGGGGCGCCGACGGCGACCATTTGAAAACGCCTGCGGACATCGAGTACGCGCTGCGCCTCGGGTTTTCGATGCTGACGCTGGACGCGTCGGAGCATATCGACAACGCGGCGGCGTCGCTGGACGATGCAGGCGTCGCGGCGCGTTACGCGGAGCTGGATGCATCGTACCGCGCTCGAGTAGAAGCAGAGTACGCTGATCGCACGTTCGCGATCGAGGACGCTTCCATTGAAGTGAGCGCCGCCGCGTTGAAGCGGTACGCGCTCGTGTACGGCCGCGCGGTTCAATTCATGGTAGAGATCTACAGAACGTACATCGTACCGGCAGGCCGCGGCATCGATTTCGAAATTTCGATCGACGAGACGGCGACGCCGACCGACCCGGCCGCGCATTGGTTCGTGGCGAACGAGCTGAAGCGCGAAGGCGTCGAAGTGTACAGCATGGCGCCGCGGTTTTGCGGAGAGTTCCAAAAAGGGATCGACTACATCGGCGACATCGCGCAGTTCGAGAAAGAGCTTGCGGTGCACGCGGCGATTTGCGATCACTTCGGTTATAAGCTCAGCGTGCACTCCGGCAGCGACAAGTTCAGCGTGTTCCCGCTCGTCGCGAAGTACACGTCCGGCCGCTTCCATCTGAAGACGGCGGGCACGAACTGGCTGGAGGCGGTCCGCACGGTCGCGAAGGTGAACCCGGGCTTGTACCGCCGCATGCACGAGTACGCGGCTGCTCACGTGGAGGAAGCGCTGAAGTATTACCATATTACGGCCGATTTCGCGAAGGTGAAGCCGCTGTCCGAAGTGTCGGACGCGGAGCTGCCGGAATATATGAACGAAGACAACGCGCGGCAAATGCTGCACATCACGTACGGCATCCTGCTGACGGCGAAGGACGACTCGGGCGCTTCGCTGTTCAAGGACGAGTTTTACGCGACGCTGGGCGAGCATGAAGAGGCGTACGAGGCATCGCTCATCGCGCATATCGGCAAGCACCTCGAGCTGCTCGGGAAGTAA
- a CDS encoding gluconokinase: MTKPFIVAVDIGTTSTKAAVVDREGGVRAVLSVEYPLHTPAPDRAEQDPDEIVEAAVNAVRAVVAKADVSPGEIRCVVFSAAMHSIIALDADGAPLTRSITWADNRAASYAEALRGTPEGQAIYAATGVPIHPMSPLLKLMWLRERAPDTFGKARKFVGIKEYVLGRWFAESGAGAAHVVDHSIASATGLFNLRSRDWHEPSLALAGIDASRLPTLVPTTHVLEGLPRAAAEKLGLAPGTPVVVGASDGVLANIGAGAHDPDQFAVTIGTSGAVRAVVREPRTDPQGRAFCYALSDDRWVVGGAINNGGVLFRWVRDELATKEAAEARAAGIDPYERLTELAQTAPAGSGGLIVLPLFAGERAPYWNADVRGVFFGLSLAHGKPHMIRAVLEGVGYAVRSVAEAVADAAGRPREIRASGGFARSPFWRQTIADILGAPLTVPDAIESSALGAAALGLVALGDWRDLEPARAWSTATFTHEPNPAVRETYDELYAMYAELYPRLVDPFRRIVQFQSK; encoded by the coding sequence ATGACGAAACCGTTCATCGTCGCCGTAGACATCGGAACGACGAGCACGAAGGCGGCCGTCGTCGACCGCGAGGGCGGCGTCCGCGCCGTCCTGTCCGTCGAATACCCGCTCCATACGCCCGCGCCCGACCGCGCCGAGCAGGACCCCGACGAAATCGTCGAGGCCGCGGTGAACGCAGTGCGCGCCGTCGTCGCCAAGGCGGACGTTTCGCCGGGCGAGATTCGCTGCGTCGTCTTCAGCGCCGCGATGCACAGTATCATCGCGCTGGACGCAGACGGCGCGCCGCTCACGAGATCGATCACGTGGGCGGACAACCGCGCGGCATCGTACGCCGAAGCGCTCAGGGGTACGCCCGAAGGCCAGGCGATTTACGCCGCCACCGGCGTGCCGATTCATCCGATGTCTCCATTGCTGAAGCTTATGTGGCTGCGCGAGCGCGCGCCGGACACGTTCGGGAAAGCGCGCAAATTCGTCGGCATCAAAGAATACGTGCTCGGCAGATGGTTCGCGGAAAGCGGCGCGGGCGCGGCGCATGTCGTCGACCATTCGATCGCGAGCGCGACGGGGCTGTTCAACCTGCGCAGCCGCGATTGGCACGAGCCGTCGCTGGCGCTCGCGGGCATCGACGCGTCGCGGCTGCCGACGCTCGTCCCGACGACGCACGTGCTGGAGGGTCTCCCTCGCGCGGCGGCGGAGAAGCTCGGCCTCGCGCCGGGCACGCCGGTCGTCGTCGGCGCGTCCGACGGCGTGCTTGCGAACATCGGCGCCGGCGCGCACGACCCCGACCAGTTCGCCGTTACGATCGGCACGAGCGGCGCCGTCCGCGCCGTCGTGCGCGAGCCGCGCACCGACCCGCAGGGCCGCGCCTTCTGCTACGCGCTGTCCGACGACCGCTGGGTCGTCGGAGGCGCGATCAACAACGGCGGCGTCTTGTTCCGTTGGGTGCGCGACGAGCTCGCCACCAAGGAAGCCGCCGAGGCGCGCGCCGCCGGCATCGACCCGTACGAGCGGCTGACCGAGCTCGCGCAAACCGCGCCGGCCGGCAGCGGCGGCCTCATCGTGCTGCCGCTGTTCGCCGGCGAGCGCGCGCCGTATTGGAACGCTGACGTGCGCGGCGTGTTCTTCGGCCTGTCGCTCGCGCACGGCAAGCCGCACATGATCCGCGCGGTGCTCGAGGGCGTCGGCTACGCCGTCCGCTCCGTCGCCGAAGCGGTCGCGGACGCCGCCGGCCGCCCGCGCGAAATTCGCGCCTCGGGCGGCTTCGCCCGCTCGCCGTTCTGGCGGCAGACGATCGCCGACATCCTCGGCGCGCCGCTCACCGTGCCGGACGCGATCGAGAGCTCCGCGCTCGGCGCGGCGGCGCTCGGCCTCGTCGCCCTCGGCGACTGGCGCGATTTGGAGCCGGCTCGCGCCTGGTCGACGGCGACGTTCACCCACGAGCCGAATCCGGCCGTCCGGGAAACGTACGACGAGCTGTACGCGATGTACGCGGAATTGTATCCGCGCCTCGTCGACCCGTTCCGCCGCATCGTACAATTTCAGTCCAAATAG
- a CDS encoding LacI family DNA-binding transcriptional regulator: protein MNVTIKDIARLAGVSYSTVSKALNDSPLVRPETKTRIVELAAQLGYEPNFAAKSLVSRRSMTVGVLLPSLERVALSALVSRINDALSEKGYEMILSILPPTAAAKLFQRLQVDGIVVFEDITPEERNAEPVATDIPVVSIGASHLVGSRYAVVDVKRKDALREAVTYLASLGHTRIAYVGDAREADSKQQEKVAGFMEGAFACGLAPSDAFVLNSDGNTWRDGYEAGRKLLALEAKPTAVVTGAYDVTAGFLRAVLDGGLRVPDDLSLVSYDNIPQLSELDVPVTAVGAPVTLFAERIAGALLDIMAGSGPARRTELLDAKLEERASATRVRG from the coding sequence ATGAACGTCACCATCAAAGACATCGCCAGACTGGCGGGCGTCAGCTATTCCACTGTGTCGAAGGCGCTCAACGACAGCCCGCTCGTGCGGCCCGAAACGAAAACGCGCATCGTCGAACTGGCGGCGCAGCTCGGCTACGAGCCGAACTTCGCGGCCAAAAGCCTCGTCTCCCGCCGCAGCATGACGGTCGGCGTTCTGCTGCCGTCGCTCGAGCGCGTGGCGCTGTCCGCCCTCGTCAGCCGCATCAACGACGCCCTGTCGGAGAAGGGCTACGAAATGATATTATCGATCCTCCCCCCGACGGCGGCCGCGAAGCTGTTCCAGCGGCTGCAGGTCGACGGCATCGTCGTGTTCGAGGACATTACGCCGGAGGAGCGGAACGCCGAGCCGGTCGCCACCGACATCCCGGTCGTGTCGATCGGCGCCTCGCACCTCGTCGGTTCGCGGTACGCCGTCGTCGACGTGAAGCGGAAAGACGCGCTGCGGGAAGCCGTGACGTATCTCGCGAGCCTCGGCCATACCCGAATCGCGTACGTCGGGGACGCGCGCGAAGCCGACAGCAAGCAGCAGGAGAAAGTCGCCGGCTTCATGGAAGGCGCGTTCGCCTGCGGCCTCGCGCCGAGCGACGCGTTCGTCCTGAACTCGGACGGCAACACGTGGCGCGACGGCTACGAAGCCGGCCGCAAGCTGCTCGCGCTCGAAGCGAAGCCGACCGCGGTCGTCACCGGCGCGTACGACGTCACGGCGGGCTTCCTCCGCGCCGTCCTCGACGGCGGCCTGCGCGTGCCCGACGACTTGTCGCTCGTCAGCTACGACAACATTCCGCAGCTGTCCGAGCTCGACGTGCCGGTGACGGCGGTCGGCGCGCCGGTGACGCTGTTCGCCGAGCGCATCGCGGGCGCGCTGCTCGACATTATGGCGGGGTCCGGGCCGGCCCGCCGCACCGAGCTGCTCGACGCGAAGCTCGAGGAGCGCGCCTCAGCGACGCGCGTCCGGGGCTGA
- a CDS encoding DUF362 domain-containing protein: MSEIIRNMLAPIPIPPVVRIRQRFDPSKLEDPVGVLREELQKPGAVDRIQPGQRVAVAVGSRGVANIAGFTKATIDAIKARGAHPFIVPCMGSHGGATAEGQAEVLKHLGIDEATMGAPVESSMEVVQIDQLANGLPVYVDKIASQADAIVVINRVKPHTAFRGPIESGIMKMIAIGLGKQKGAEACHQLGFKYMAEFVPEMATLMINKLPIVFGVAAVENAYDETCHIEVLPADRIYEREVELQKMAKSRMPKLLFDQIDVLVIDYIGKNISGDGMDPNVTGRYPTPYASGGPDVNKMVVLDVTKESKGNANGVGTADFTTRRLADKMDFTATYLNGLTSTVCAPTKLATTLESDELAIKAAVKTCNVLNFNDCRLVRIRDTLHLGEIEISVPLLEEARNHPDIEIVSEPYQWTFDSEGYLPK, translated from the coding sequence ATGAGTGAAATCATTCGCAATATGCTGGCGCCGATCCCGATCCCGCCGGTCGTGCGCATTCGGCAGCGGTTCGACCCGTCGAAGCTGGAGGACCCGGTCGGCGTTCTGCGCGAGGAGCTGCAGAAGCCCGGCGCGGTCGACCGCATCCAGCCGGGGCAGCGCGTCGCCGTTGCCGTCGGCAGCCGGGGCGTCGCCAACATCGCCGGCTTCACGAAGGCGACGATCGACGCGATCAAGGCGCGGGGCGCGCATCCGTTCATCGTGCCGTGCATGGGCAGCCATGGCGGCGCGACGGCGGAAGGCCAAGCCGAAGTGCTGAAGCATCTCGGCATCGACGAGGCGACGATGGGCGCGCCGGTCGAGTCGTCGATGGAGGTCGTGCAAATCGACCAGCTCGCGAACGGGCTGCCCGTCTACGTCGACAAAATCGCTTCGCAGGCGGACGCGATCGTCGTCATTAACCGCGTGAAGCCGCACACGGCGTTCCGCGGGCCGATCGAGAGCGGCATCATGAAAATGATCGCGATCGGACTCGGCAAGCAGAAAGGCGCGGAGGCGTGCCACCAGCTCGGCTTCAAATACATGGCCGAGTTCGTGCCGGAGATGGCGACGCTCATGATCAACAAGCTGCCGATCGTGTTCGGCGTCGCGGCGGTGGAGAACGCCTACGACGAAACGTGCCATATCGAGGTGCTCCCGGCAGACCGCATTTACGAACGGGAAGTGGAGCTGCAGAAAATGGCCAAATCGCGCATGCCGAAGCTGCTGTTCGACCAAATCGACGTGCTCGTCATCGACTATATCGGCAAAAACATCAGCGGCGACGGCATGGACCCGAACGTGACGGGCCGTTACCCGACGCCGTACGCGTCCGGCGGACCGGACGTCAACAAAATGGTCGTGCTCGACGTGACGAAGGAGTCCAAGGGCAACGCGAACGGCGTCGGCACCGCCGACTTCACGACGCGCCGCCTCGCGGACAAGATGGACTTCACCGCGACGTACCTGAACGGCCTCACCTCGACCGTCTGCGCGCCGACGAAGCTCGCGACGACGCTCGAGAGCGACGAGCTCGCCATCAAGGCGGCCGTCAAAACGTGCAACGTGCTCAACTTTAACGACTGCCGTCTCGTGCGCATCCGCGACACGCTGCACCTCGGCGAAATCGAAATTTCGGTGCCGCTGCTCGAAGAAGCCCGGAACCATCCGGACATCGAGATCGTGTCCGAGCCGTACCAGTGGACGTTCGACAGCGAGGGGTATTTGCCGAAATGA